In Nicotiana tabacum cultivar K326 chromosome 19, ASM71507v2, whole genome shotgun sequence, one DNA window encodes the following:
- the LOC107770592 gene encoding putative glucan endo-1,3-beta-glucosidase A6: MMGCLSTLLLLSFLAFASFSGAEISSKVGICYGQLGNNLPIPTKSVDLINGLKANRVKIYDANPEILKAFKGTKLQLSVMVPNELINNISTNQDLADQWVKTNVVPFYPDTMIRYVLVGNEILSSPPNTTWFNLVPAIRKIRYAVKKFGLGKIKVGTPLAIDMLESSFPPSNGTFRSDISEKVMKPLLHFLNRTKSFFFIDVYPYFAWAAQPTVINLDYALLESKNITVTDPGSGLTYTNLLDQMIDAVYFAMKRVGYPDVRLFIAETGWPNAGNVDQIGANIYNAATYNRNVIKKFTAKPPVGTPAKPGVVVPTLLFALYNENEKPGPGTERHFGLLYPNGTNIYGIDLSGKTSLSEYEPLPRPKNNEPYKGKIWCVVGRKASVTEVSGALAYACGQGNRTCDEIRPGGKCYKPNSLVLHANYAFSSYWAQFKSAGGTCYFNGLAIPTKSDPSYGACKFPSVTI, from the exons ATGATGGGTTGTTTATCTACTTTACTTCTACTATCTTTCCTTGCTTTTGCTTCTTTCTCCG GTGCAGAAATCTCATCTAAGGTAGGAATATGCTACGGACAACTTGGGAACAACCTCCCTATACCAACAAAATCAGTTGACTTAATCAATGGTCTCAAAGCCAATAGAGTCAAGATCTACGATGCAAACCCAGAAATCCTTAAAGCCTTCAAAGgcacaaaacttcaactttcagTCATGGTCCCAAATGAGCTTATCAACAACATCTCTACAAATCAAGACTTAGCAGATCAATGGGTCAAAACCAATGTTGTACCATTTTACCCCGACACTATGATCCGTTACGTCCTTGTTGGAAACGAAATCCTAAGTAGCCCACCCAACACCACTTGGTTCAACCTTGTACCTGCCATACGCAAAATCAGATACGCTGTCAAAAAATTTGGTCTCGGAAAAATTAAAGTTGGTACCCCATTAGCTATTGATATGCTTGAATCTTCTTTCCCACCTTCTAATGGTACATTTAGGTCCGACATTTCGGAAAAAGTTATGAAACCCTTGTTACATTTTTTGAACCGAACCAAATCATTCTTTTTCATAGATGTTTATCCTTATTTTGCTTGGGCAGCTCAACCTACAGTAATTAATCTTGACTATGCTTTGTTAGAGTCCAAGAATATTACCGTTACGGATCCGGGTTCGGGTTTAACCTATACGAATTTATTGGACCAAATGATTGATGCAGTGTATTTCGCTATGAAGAGGGTGGGCTACCCGGATGTTCGGTTATTTATTGCCGAAACGGGTTGGCCCAATGCTGGTAATGTAGACCAAATTGGAGCGAACATCTATAATGCAGCAACGTACAACAGGAACGTGATTAAAAAGTTTACAGCTAAGCCACCTGTGGGAACGCCAGCAAAACCAGGAGTTGTCGTGCCGACATTATTGTTTGCTTTGTACAACGAGAATGAGAAACCGGGTCCGGGTACGGAACGGCATTTCGGGTTACTGTATCCGAACGGGACGAATATATACGGGATTGACTTGTCTGGAAAGACGTCGTTGTCGGAATATGAACCATTGCCAAGGCCGAAGAACAATGAGCCGTACAAGGGGAAAATCTGGTGCGTTGTTGGGAGAAAAGCGAGTGTAACGGAAGTGAGTGGAGCATTGGCATATGCATGTGGGCAGGGTAATCGGACCTGTGATGAGATCCGACCCGGTGGGAAATGTTACAAACCGAATTCTTTGGTGTTACATGCGAATTACGCGTTCAGTTCTTATTGGGCTCAGTTTAAGTCAGCTGGAGGAACTTGTTATTTCAATGGGCTTGCTATTCCGACCAAAAGTGATCCAA GTTATGGAGCTTGCAAGTTCCCAAGCGTCACAATTTGA